Proteins found in one Papio anubis isolate 15944 chromosome 13, Panubis1.0, whole genome shotgun sequence genomic segment:
- the ZNF883 gene encoding zinc finger protein 883, translated as MESEKIYMRANPYLCTECGKGYTCVASLTQHQKTHIGEKPYECKICDKSFTRNTNLIQHQRIHTGEKPYECNECGKAFSQSTNLIQHQRVHTGEKPYECNECEKAFSHRSSLRNHERIHTGEKPYPCNECGKAFSHISALTQHHRIHTGKKPYECTECGKTFSRSTHLIEHQGIHSEEKSYQCKECRKVFCHSTSLIRHQRIHTGEKPYECNECGKAFSHTPAFIQHQRIHTGEKPYECNACGKAFNRSAHLTEHQRTHTGEKPYVCKECRKTFSRRTHLTEHIKIHSGMKPYQCNECQKPFCYRTSLIRHQRMHTGEKPYQCNECGKSFSLSSALTKHKRIHTRERPYQCNKCGDVFCHSTSLIRHQRTHFRKETLAE; from the coding sequence ATGGAATCTGAGAAAATTTATATGAGAGCGAACCCATACCTCTGTACTGAATGTGGGAAAGGCTACACTTGTGTTGCATCCCTGACCCAGCATCAGAAAACACATAttggagagaaaccttatgaatgtaaaATATGTGATAAGTCCTTTACCCGGAACACTAATCTTATTCAACATCAAAGAatacatactggagagaaaccttatgaatgcaatgaatgtgggaaagcttttaGTCAGAGCACTAATCTTATTCAGCATCAAAGAGTCCATACTGGGGAGAAACCTTATGAGTGTAATGAATGTGAAAAAGCCTTTAGTCATAGGTCATCCCTTAGAAATCATGAGAGAAtccatactggagaaaaaccctatccTTGTAACgaatgtgggaaagctttcagCCATATCTCTGCCCTTACTCAACATCATAGAATTCATACTGGAAAGAAACCATATGAATGtactgaatgtggaaaaaccTTCAGCCGCAGCACACACCTAATTGAACATCAGGGAATTCATTCTGAGGAAAAATCCTACCAGTGTAAGGAATGTCGGAAGGTTTTTTGCCACAGTACATCACTAATCCGACATCAGAGAatccacacaggagagaaaccatatgaatgtaatgaatgtgggaaagctttcagCCACACCCCAGCCTTCATTCAACatcaaagaattcatactggagaaaaaccctatgagtGTAATGCATGTGGAAAGGCCTTCAATCGGAGTGCACATCTTACTGAACACCAGAgaactcatactggagagaagccctatgTTTgtaaagaatgtagaaaaacCTTTAGTCGAAGGACACACCTTACTgaacatataaaaattcattCTGGCATGAAACCCTATCAATGTAATGAATGTCAGAAACCGTTTTGCTATAGAACCTCACTAATTCGACATCAGAGGAtgcatacaggagagaaaccctaccaatgtaatgaatgtgggaaatcctTCAGCTTAAGCTCAGCTCTGACTAAACATAAGCGAATACATACAAGGGAGAGACCTTATCAATGTAATAAGTGTGGTGATGTCTTTTGTCATAGTACATCCTTAATTCGACATCAGAGAACTCATTTCAGAAAGGAAACCTTAGCCGAGTAA